A single window of Jatrophihabitans sp. DNA harbors:
- a CDS encoding MFS transporter, producing MAGLNGDVAGEGVDAAAALRLRQRRGWYFYGWASHVFPTIVVTVFMGRYLTSLAENAVGKTGRVSVFGIPVAPGSLFAYTVSFATVLLLVAMPVVGAVADRTGAKREILLGFGWLGAASCVAMFAVRGANWQLGAALFVLAFVGYSCATVVNYALLIEVADAAERDRVSSMGWALAYVGGGLLLAADFALSLFLRDKALLARISLCSAGVWWALFNIKPWQLLRGLPKPAHAPAASAEPVLLAGFRQLRRTIAELRRYPHSLAFLVAFLVYNDGIQTVTTLAAQYGDKELRLNDTVLLSAILIVQFVAFGGAIWLGRLAERFGAKPVVLGSLVVWLLLVLAAYFVQAGAAWQFYLLAIAIAVVLGGSQALSRSMFSRLIPRGYEAEYFGFYEISDSGTSWLGPLIFGLAYQFSGSYRSALVSLVAFFVLGFVLLLRVPLRAAIEQAGNVAPERV from the coding sequence GTGGCAGGCCTGAACGGCGACGTCGCCGGCGAGGGCGTCGACGCGGCCGCTGCCCTGCGATTGCGGCAGCGGCGCGGCTGGTACTTCTACGGCTGGGCCAGCCATGTCTTCCCGACCATCGTCGTCACCGTCTTCATGGGCCGTTACCTGACCTCGCTGGCTGAGAACGCGGTCGGCAAGACCGGCCGGGTGTCGGTGTTCGGGATACCGGTGGCGCCCGGGAGCTTGTTCGCCTACACCGTCTCATTCGCCACGGTGCTGCTGCTGGTCGCTATGCCGGTGGTGGGCGCGGTCGCTGACCGGACCGGCGCCAAGCGCGAGATCCTGCTGGGCTTCGGCTGGCTCGGGGCGGCCTCCTGCGTGGCCATGTTCGCCGTCCGGGGAGCGAATTGGCAGCTGGGAGCGGCGCTGTTCGTGTTGGCCTTCGTCGGGTACTCGTGCGCCACGGTGGTCAATTACGCGCTGCTGATCGAGGTCGCCGACGCCGCCGAGCGCGACCGGGTCTCCTCGATGGGCTGGGCGCTGGCCTACGTCGGCGGCGGGTTGCTGCTGGCCGCCGACTTCGCCCTCAGCCTGTTTCTGCGGGACAAGGCGTTGCTGGCCCGGATCTCGCTGTGCTCGGCAGGGGTGTGGTGGGCGCTGTTCAACATCAAACCGTGGCAGCTGCTGCGTGGCCTGCCCAAGCCGGCGCACGCGCCGGCTGCCAGCGCCGAGCCGGTGCTGCTGGCCGGCTTCCGGCAGCTGCGCCGCACCATCGCCGAACTGCGCCGTTACCCGCACAGCCTCGCCTTCCTGGTGGCGTTCCTGGTCTACAACGACGGCATCCAGACCGTCACCACGCTCGCGGCGCAGTACGGCGACAAGGAGCTGCGTCTCAACGACACCGTGCTGCTGTCGGCCATCCTGATCGTGCAGTTCGTGGCCTTCGGCGGCGCCATCTGGCTGGGCCGGCTCGCCGAGCGCTTCGGCGCGAAACCGGTGGTGCTCGGGTCGCTGGTGGTGTGGCTGCTGCTGGTGCTGGCCGCCTACTTCGTGCAGGCCGGAGCGGCCTGGCAGTTCTACCTGCTGGCGATCGCCATCGCCGTGGTGCTCGGCGGCAGCCAGGCGCTGTCCCGCTCGATGTTCTCCCGGCTGATCCCGAGAGGCTATGAGGCGGAGTACTTCGGCTTCTACGAGATCAGCGACTCCGGCACGTCCTGGCTGGGTCCGTTGATCTTCGGACTGGCCTATCAGTTCAGCGGCTCCTACCGCAGCGCGCTGGTGTCGCTGGTGGCTTTCTTCGTCCTCGGTTTCGTGCTGCTGCTGCGGGTGCCGCTGCGCGCGGCCATCGAACAGGCCGGCAACGTCGCGCCGGAGCGGGTCTGA
- a CDS encoding RNA polymerase-binding protein RbpA, which produces MADRVLRGSRLGAISYETEYAAEPAPRQLIRFKCEREHEFSVPFAHDAELPATWECRLDGTTAKAVDLPEPEPKKVKAPRTHWDMLIERRTIADLEEVLAERLDVLRARRGGPGAKSPKTA; this is translated from the coding sequence ATGGCCGATCGTGTACTCCGGGGCAGCCGCCTCGGCGCTATCAGTTACGAGACCGAATACGCTGCCGAACCGGCGCCGCGTCAACTCATCAGATTCAAGTGCGAACGCGAGCACGAGTTCAGCGTTCCTTTCGCTCATGACGCCGAATTGCCCGCGACGTGGGAATGCCGGCTCGACGGCACCACCGCCAAAGCCGTGGACCTGCCGGAACCGGAGCCCAAGAAGGTCAAGGCCCCGCGAACCCACTGGGACATGCTGATCGAGCGGCGCACCATCGCCGACCTCGAAGAGGTGCTCGCCGAGCGCCTGGACGTGTTGCGTGCCCGCCGTGGCGGCCCTGGGGCGAAATCTCCCAAGACCGCCTGA
- a CDS encoding thymidine kinase: MPDTRADLPPGRGSALASVPASGNRREIPMPAHLKFFYGPMDCGKSTLALQVDHNHARQGRSGLILTRYDRSGRARVTTRVGLSHDAIEVTDELDLCKLVRQNWAQGRRVDYLIVDEAGFLNPEHVDQLAELVDEYHVDVYCFGLSTDFRSFLLPGAKRLMELADEISEIQVEVLCWCGLPGKHNARVIADRVTREGDTVLVADTVATGGNDVRYQVLCRAHYRRGDLGLAPSLGEQLTLD, encoded by the coding sequence GTGCCTGACACCCGTGCCGACCTGCCCCCGGGCCGCGGCAGCGCCCTTGCCTCGGTGCCTGCTTCCGGTAACCGTCGTGAGATTCCGATGCCCGCCCATTTGAAGTTCTTCTACGGGCCGATGGACTGCGGCAAATCCACATTGGCCCTGCAGGTCGATCACAACCACGCTCGGCAGGGCCGGTCAGGACTGATCCTGACCCGCTATGACCGCTCCGGCCGGGCGCGGGTCACCACCCGGGTCGGGCTCAGCCACGACGCCATCGAGGTCACCGACGAGCTCGACCTGTGCAAGCTGGTCCGTCAGAACTGGGCGCAGGGCCGACGGGTCGACTACCTGATCGTCGATGAGGCCGGCTTTCTCAACCCCGAGCACGTCGACCAGCTCGCCGAACTGGTGGATGAATACCACGTCGACGTCTACTGCTTCGGCCTGTCGACCGACTTCCGCAGCTTTTTGCTGCCTGGCGCCAAGCGGCTGATGGAGCTGGCCGACGAGATCTCCGAGATCCAGGTCGAGGTGCTGTGCTGGTGCGGCTTGCCCGGCAAGCACAACGCCCGCGTCATCGCCGACCGGGTCACCCGAGAGGGCGACACGGTGCTGGTGGCCGACACCGTCGCGACCGGCGGGAACGACGTCAGGTACCAGGTGCTGTGCCGGGCTCACTACCGGCGCGGCGATCTGGGACTGGCACCTTCGTTGGGTGAGCAACTGACGCTGGACTGA
- a CDS encoding polyprenol monophosphomannose synthase: protein MTEAERRSAAGPGDRLRTLVIIPTYNECENLPLILDRVRAAVPEVDVLVVDDGSPDGTGAVADGIAAQDSQVTVLHRDQKAGLGAAYVAGFRVGLAAGYEVLVEMDADGSHAPEQLPRLLAAIAHSDLVLGSRWVPGGQVLNWPRSRELLSRGGNLYTRLALGIELHDATGGYRAYRSSVLQTIDLSSIASEGYCFQVDLAWRAVQAGFRVTEVPITFAERERGESKMSGNIVREALLRVTEWGAAHRAAQLRRLVGRTREAADSRSR from the coding sequence GTGACCGAGGCCGAGCGCAGGTCGGCAGCAGGACCGGGGGACCGACTTCGGACGCTGGTGATCATCCCGACCTATAACGAGTGCGAGAACCTGCCGCTCATCCTGGACCGGGTTCGGGCCGCGGTGCCTGAGGTGGACGTCCTGGTGGTCGATGACGGCAGCCCGGACGGAACCGGCGCGGTCGCCGACGGGATCGCCGCCCAGGACAGCCAGGTCACCGTGCTGCACCGGGACCAGAAGGCGGGTCTGGGAGCTGCCTACGTGGCCGGTTTCAGGGTCGGCCTGGCCGCCGGCTATGAGGTGCTGGTCGAGATGGACGCCGACGGCTCGCACGCCCCGGAGCAGCTGCCCAGGTTGCTGGCGGCCATCGCGCACTCGGACCTGGTGCTGGGCTCGCGGTGGGTGCCCGGCGGCCAGGTGCTGAACTGGCCCCGGTCTCGCGAGCTGCTCTCTCGGGGCGGCAACCTCTACACCCGCCTGGCGTTGGGCATCGAGCTGCACGACGCCACCGGCGGGTACCGGGCCTACCGGAGTTCGGTGCTGCAGACGATCGACCTGTCCTCGATAGCCTCAGAGGGCTACTGCTTCCAGGTCGACCTGGCCTGGCGCGCCGTGCAGGCCGGCTTCCGGGTCACCGAGGTTCCCATCACCTTCGCCGAGCGCGAGCGCGGCGAGTCGAAGATGAGCGGGAACATCGTCCGAGAGGCCCTGCTGCGGGTCACCGAATGGGGTGCTGCGCACCGGGCGGCTCAGCTGCGCAGGCTGGTGGGCAGGACGCGAGAGGCCGCGGATTCCCGCTCGCGCTGA